Proteins encoded in a region of the Flavobacterium sp. PMTSA4 genome:
- the rocD gene encoding ornithine--oxo-acid transaminase — MSVLEKMSSADAIALENKYGAHNYHPLPVVLSRGEGVYVWDVEGKKYYDFLSAYSAVNQGHCHPKIVNAMINQAQTLTLTSRAFYNDKLGVYEEFITNYFGFDKVLPMNTGAEAVETALKICRKWAYEKKGIDENQAQIIVCDGNFHGRTTTIISFSNDENARKNFGPYTAGFIKIPYDDIDALEKAINSSKNIAGFLVEPIQGEAGVYVPSEGYLSKAKALCEANNVLFIADEVQTGIARTGKLLAVNHENVQPDILILGKAISGGAYPVSAVLANDSIMNVIKPGQHGSTFGGNPVAAAVAIAALEVVKDEKLAENAERLGKLFRSELAKYIETSNIATLVRGKGLLNAVVINDTEESDTAWNICMALRDNGLLAKPTHGNIIRFAPPLVMNEEQLLDCVSIIITTLKQFEK, encoded by the coding sequence ATGTCAGTTTTAGAAAAAATGAGTTCAGCGGATGCAATAGCATTAGAAAACAAGTATGGTGCACACAATTATCATCCGTTGCCTGTAGTATTGAGTAGAGGTGAAGGTGTTTATGTTTGGGATGTAGAAGGAAAAAAGTATTATGATTTTTTATCGGCTTATTCGGCGGTAAATCAAGGTCATTGTCATCCAAAGATTGTAAATGCAATGATTAATCAAGCGCAAACCTTGACACTTACGAGTAGAGCATTTTATAATGATAAGCTTGGCGTTTATGAAGAATTCATTACTAATTATTTTGGATTTGATAAAGTATTACCAATGAATACAGGTGCTGAAGCAGTTGAAACAGCTTTAAAAATCTGTAGAAAATGGGCTTATGAAAAGAAAGGTATTGATGAAAACCAGGCACAAATTATTGTTTGTGATGGAAACTTCCACGGAAGAACTACTACCATTATTTCTTTCTCCAATGATGAAAACGCCAGAAAGAATTTTGGACCTTACACGGCAGGATTTATAAAAATACCTTATGATGATATTGATGCTTTAGAAAAAGCCATTAATTCATCTAAAAACATTGCAGGATTCTTAGTAGAACCCATTCAAGGTGAAGCTGGAGTTTACGTTCCTAGTGAAGGATATTTATCAAAGGCAAAAGCACTTTGTGAAGCTAATAATGTTTTATTTATTGCTGATGAAGTACAAACAGGTATTGCAAGAACAGGAAAATTATTAGCAGTAAATCACGAAAATGTGCAACCCGATATTTTAATATTAGGAAAAGCTATTTCTGGCGGTGCATATCCAGTTTCGGCGGTATTAGCAAACGATTCAATAATGAATGTAATCAAACCTGGTCAACATGGTTCTACTTTTGGTGGAAATCCGGTTGCTGCAGCAGTTGCAATTGCTGCTTTAGAAGTAGTAAAAGATGAAAAGTTAGCTGAAAACGCAGAACGATTAGGAAAATTATTCCGTTCAGAATTAGCTAAATATATTGAAACATCAAATATTGCAACATTAGTTCGTGGTAAAGGTTTATTAAATGCAGTAGTAATTAACGATACTGAAGAAAGTGATACCGCTTGGAATATTTGTATGGCATTACGTGATAATGGATTATTAGCCAAACCAACTCACGGAAATATTATCCGTTTTGCGCCACCATTAGTAATGAATGAAGAACAATTATTAGATTGTGTTTCTATTATTATTACTACTTTAAAGCAATTTGAAAAGTAA
- a CDS encoding DUF5362 family protein, with translation MEEQNKIELNELAMDSLRTSAKWSTFLAIIGFIGIGFMLIAALFVGTAFSAMSNQPELQGLEGMEGMQEMQNMNPVFGIMKYMPILYVLIAVIYFFPVYYLFKYASGMKKALNFRNSEMVADALTYLKSHHKFLGIMTIVVISLYILFMIGMVLFAASMASSMM, from the coding sequence ATGGAAGAACAAAACAAAATTGAATTGAATGAATTAGCAATGGATTCATTAAGAACAAGTGCAAAATGGAGTACTTTTCTAGCTATTATTGGATTTATCGGAATTGGGTTTATGCTAATAGCGGCTTTATTTGTAGGCACTGCTTTTTCAGCCATGTCTAATCAACCTGAATTACAAGGCTTAGAAGGAATGGAAGGTATGCAAGAAATGCAAAACATGAATCCAGTATTTGGAATCATGAAATACATGCCTATTCTTTATGTACTCATTGCGGTTATTTATTTTTTCCCAGTCTATTATTTATTCAAATATGCATCAGGAATGAAAAAAGCGCTTAATTTTAGAAATAGCGAAATGGTTGCAGATGCATTGACTTATTTAAAATCGCATCATAAGTTTTTAGGAATTATGACTATCGTAGTGATTTCACTATACATTCTGTTTATGATTGGTATGGTGCTTTTTGCAGCAAGTATGGCTTCAAGCATGATGTAA
- a CDS encoding Smr/MutS family protein: MIKIGDKVSVLDDAIDGVVTAVNGKTITIDTTDGFELNFQENELIVIGNKELSINFNKKEIVNQKEIAKPNYINREKKSKKEVPVPDFDLHIEKLVKNHKSLSNHEILTIQTETAKRHIDFAIRNRIPKIVLIHGVGEGILKAELDFLLGRYDSITFQEANYQKYGQGATEVYFKQNK; this comes from the coding sequence ATGATTAAAATTGGTGATAAAGTTTCGGTTTTAGATGATGCTATTGATGGTGTAGTAACTGCCGTTAATGGTAAAACTATAACCATAGATACAACAGATGGTTTTGAATTAAACTTTCAGGAAAACGAATTAATAGTAATTGGCAACAAAGAATTAAGTATTAATTTCAATAAAAAAGAGATTGTTAACCAAAAAGAAATTGCAAAACCAAATTATATAAACAGAGAAAAAAAATCTAAGAAAGAAGTTCCTGTTCCTGATTTTGATTTGCATATTGAGAAACTAGTAAAAAATCATAAATCATTATCTAACCACGAAATTCTAACTATTCAAACAGAAACAGCAAAACGTCACATTGATTTTGCAATCAGAAACAGAATTCCAAAAATTGTATTAATCCATGGAGTAGGTGAAGGCATTCTTAAAGCTGAATTAGACTTTCTATTAGGAAGATATGATTCAATTACTTTTCAAGAGGCCAATTATCAAAAATATGGTCAAGGTGCAACAGAAGTTTATTTCAAACAAAATAAATAA
- a CDS encoding ribonuclease Z — protein sequence MKVEQKGNSTLIKNTQYNTAEFITKLSHEYNSFKDQNLIVDLSFDNDLQLEDVKSFSDLIKKHKKAKKSFVLVANDFDFNAVPNNITLVPSVLEAHDIIEMEEIERDLGF from the coding sequence ATGAAAGTTGAGCAAAAAGGAAATAGCACTTTAATTAAAAATACACAATACAATACTGCTGAGTTTATAACAAAGCTTTCTCATGAATACAACAGTTTTAAAGATCAGAATTTAATTGTTGACCTTTCATTCGATAATGATTTACAATTAGAAGATGTTAAGTCTTTTTCAGATTTAATAAAAAAACATAAAAAGGCTAAAAAGTCATTTGTGCTTGTTGCTAATGATTTTGATTTCAATGCTGTTCCCAATAATATTACTTTAGTTCCATCTGTTTTAGAAGCACATGATATTATTGAAATGGAAGAGATTGAAAGAGATTTAGGTTTTTAA
- a CDS encoding ribonuclease Z → MKLTILGCYAATPRTITNPTAQVLEIRNRMFLIDCGEGTQVQLRRNKIKFSKINHIFISHLHGDHFYGLVGLVSTFMLLNRQTDLHIYGPKGIKEIILLQLKYSNSYTGYNLFFHELESKESEVIYEDDKVLVKTIPLKHRIYTNGYLFEEKPKERKLNIAAVEEFKIEKCYYQNIKNGKDITLENGKTILNEQLTFNPIPAMKYAFCSDTMYDESIVSIIKNVDILYHETTFLESEADKALKTMHSTAKEAALIAKKAKVKELILGHYSTRYDSIELFKEEAETIFSNVILADDGKTFDFNN, encoded by the coding sequence ATGAAATTAACCATTTTGGGCTGTTACGCAGCTACACCAAGAACAATAACCAATCCTACAGCGCAAGTTTTAGAAATAAGAAATAGAATGTTTCTTATTGATTGTGGTGAAGGAACGCAAGTGCAACTCAGAAGAAATAAAATAAAGTTTTCAAAAATAAACCACATCTTTATTTCTCATTTGCATGGTGACCATTTTTATGGTTTGGTTGGATTGGTTTCTACCTTTATGTTATTGAACAGACAAACAGATTTACATATCTATGGTCCAAAAGGAATTAAAGAAATTATATTACTGCAATTAAAATATTCAAATTCATATACAGGTTATAATTTGTTTTTCCATGAACTGGAATCAAAAGAAAGCGAAGTGATTTATGAAGACGATAAAGTTTTGGTAAAAACAATTCCTTTAAAACATAGAATTTATACCAATGGTTATTTGTTTGAAGAAAAACCAAAGGAAAGAAAACTAAATATTGCTGCTGTTGAAGAATTTAAAATCGAGAAGTGTTACTATCAAAATATAAAAAATGGAAAAGATATTACACTTGAAAATGGTAAAACTATTCTAAACGAACAGTTGACATTCAATCCTATTCCAGCAATGAAATATGCTTTTTGTAGTGATACCATGTATGATGAATCGATTGTGTCTATTATAAAGAATGTAGATATATTATATCATGAAACTACGTTTTTAGAATCAGAAGCCGATAAAGCATTAAAAACAATGCACAGTACAGCTAAAGAAGCTGCATTAATAGCAAAGAAAGCTAAAGTTAAAGAATTGATTTTAGGACATTACAGCACTCGATATGATTCTATAGAATTATTTAAAGAAGAAGCAGAAACAATTTTTTCAAATGTTATTTTAGCCGATGATGGAAAAACATTTGATTTTAATAACTAA
- the pdxH gene encoding pyridoxamine 5'-phosphate oxidase has product MKDLSNYRKSYEKSELLESSIPEDPINLFHKWFYEVEEFGNIEEVNAMTVSTIGLDGFPKSRVVLLKKFNEEGFIFYTNYNSEKGKAIQNNPNICLSFFWHSMERQVIIKGIAEKTAEIVSDNYFQSRPDGSKLGALVSSQSEIIPSREYLDDKLKELEKQFEGKEIPRPDFWGGFLVKPLEVEFWQGRPNRLHDRIRYKQLDNFSWIIERLSP; this is encoded by the coding sequence ATGAAAGATTTGAGCAATTATAGAAAGTCTTATGAAAAAAGTGAACTTTTAGAATCGAGTATTCCTGAAGATCCTATAAATTTATTTCACAAGTGGTTTTACGAAGTAGAAGAGTTTGGAAATATTGAAGAAGTAAACGCAATGACTGTTTCAACCATTGGTTTAGATGGTTTTCCAAAAAGTAGAGTAGTGCTGTTGAAAAAATTTAATGAAGAAGGTTTTATCTTTTACACTAACTACAATTCCGAAAAAGGAAAAGCCATACAAAACAATCCAAACATTTGTCTATCTTTTTTTTGGCATAGTATGGAACGACAAGTTATAATTAAAGGAATTGCCGAAAAAACAGCTGAAATTGTTTCAGATAATTATTTTCAATCACGACCAGATGGAAGTAAGCTTGGAGCATTAGTGTCATCACAAAGTGAAATTATTCCTTCCAGAGAATATTTAGACGACAAATTAAAAGAATTAGAGAAACAATTTGAAGGTAAAGAAATTCCGCGTCCTGACTTTTGGGGTGGATTTTTAGTAAAACCATTGGAAGTTGAATTTTGGCAAGGTCGACCAAATAGACTTCACGACAGAATAAGATATAAACAACTTGACAATTTTTCATGGATAATAGAAAGGTTGTCTCCGTGA
- a CDS encoding CAP domain-containing protein yields the protein MKAKMFRALLPLAIVFTMVSCSSDDSSATSSAKLVTEYNYNETESRLVQLINDYRQSIGLNSLEVINHISYTSEGHNEYMIEKQALSHDYFQQRADNLIQVLGAERVAENVAYNYVTPESAFAAWKNSPGHRANIEGDFTHFGISVTIDPETGRKFYTNMFIKK from the coding sequence ATGAAAGCAAAAATGTTTAGAGCATTGTTGCCGTTAGCAATTGTGTTCACTATGGTATCTTGTTCATCAGATGATTCATCTGCTACTTCTTCCGCAAAGCTTGTTACGGAGTACAACTACAATGAAACTGAAAGTCGTTTAGTTCAACTTATCAACGATTACAGACAATCTATAGGATTAAACAGTTTAGAAGTTATCAATCATATTTCATATACTTCAGAAGGTCACAATGAATACATGATTGAAAAACAAGCCTTAAGTCACGATTACTTTCAACAAAGAGCCGATAACTTAATTCAAGTATTGGGAGCAGAAAGAGTTGCAGAAAATGTAGCTTACAATTATGTTACCCCAGAAAGCGCATTTGCCGCTTGGAAAAACAGCCCTGGACATAGAGCCAATATCGAAGGTGATTTTACTCACTTTGGTATTTCTGTAACTATCGACCCAGAAACAGGCAGAAAATTTTACACTAATATGTTTATAAAAAAATAG
- a CDS encoding 3'-5' exonuclease, with product MFDWIKNINKEYPEFWKKYLEKFETKSKRYVILNTETSGLNPKKDVILSFGAIGIENEIIKVNDSLELVILQYKYLHDNGLSNEFIIESKLPKFAEPNAIEELINYIGNATLVGHRIHFDIEMINEALEKMECGKIKNEALDIEIMHQKLYEDINKPFSLDDLIKSYKIPIAEKNSALDDAYSIALLFLKLKSKLKF from the coding sequence ATGTTTGATTGGATTAAAAACATCAATAAAGAATATCCGGAATTTTGGAAAAAATATCTTGAAAAATTTGAAACAAAATCTAAAAGATATGTCATTCTGAATACAGAAACTAGTGGGTTAAATCCAAAAAAAGATGTCATTCTTTCTTTTGGTGCTATTGGTATTGAAAATGAAATAATTAAAGTAAACGATTCTTTAGAATTGGTTATTCTGCAATATAAATACCTTCACGATAATGGATTGTCTAATGAATTTATTATTGAAAGTAAATTACCAAAATTTGCCGAACCAAATGCCATTGAAGAATTAATAAATTATATTGGAAACGCTACATTAGTTGGCCACAGAATACATTTTGACATCGAAATGATTAATGAAGCATTAGAAAAAATGGAATGCGGAAAGATTAAAAATGAAGCATTGGATATTGAAATAATGCATCAAAAATTATATGAAGATATCAATAAACCATTTTCGCTTGATGATTTAATTAAATCATATAAAATACCTATTGCAGAAAAAAATTCAGCCTTAGATGATGCCTATTCTATTGCTTTGCTGTTCTTAAAATTAAAATCAAAATTAAAGTTTTAG
- a CDS encoding DUF294 nucleotidyltransferase-like domain-containing protein: MNTIAENIANFLKEYQPFSFLSNDELIHITTSIGIINLEKNKTLFQADEKLHDSFYVVASGVVNLTFLADGEEILLNKCYAGDVFGLRPFFAKNNYMMTAKSREDSIVYAIPISIFKPFVSQNSNVLDFLLENFASNTRNSLDKETGSVVSDGIYSNKTGEIQYFQSLSYNKTPLKISQDEISKDVAQLMSDNLIDSAIIIENNYPIGIVTDTDFRSKIANGRFPLNSSISKIMSSPVVTVPESISVAEAQLLLLKHNVSHLCVTKDGSDKSIVSGIISEHDIVVAQSNNPGVLIKQIKKALNPKELKQVREKLTELVQSSIAKNIPIPHIFNITGEINIAIIKRAIEIAILDLGSPPARFCWISIGSQARKEQLLLTDQDSILVFEDVAEDKYRDVKDYFIKLAKRASTILEKIGFQYCPNNHMASNMIWCKSLSDWIKQYNNWMKTPGEQSNEISSIFFDVEMVLGENKIEEAINEVIFNNAKNSVLFFDYLGNDTLRKQPALTFFKKFNVEEEGLHKGKFNIKNKAIMPLVDGARLFALNMQLKGVNNTYLRFKELAIIDPKHSEIFLNCAEAFLVLTGFRTLEGLKNDNSGEYINLDELSKIDKEKLKNALMPMKELEELIKDKFQLTQFS, encoded by the coding sequence ATGAATACGATTGCAGAAAACATCGCAAATTTTTTAAAAGAATATCAGCCATTTAGTTTCTTATCAAATGATGAACTAATTCACATTACAACCAGTATCGGAATTATTAATCTAGAAAAAAATAAAACATTATTTCAGGCTGATGAAAAATTACATGATAGCTTTTATGTTGTTGCTTCTGGTGTTGTTAATTTAACTTTTCTTGCTGATGGTGAAGAAATTTTATTAAACAAATGTTATGCTGGTGATGTTTTTGGCTTAAGGCCTTTTTTTGCTAAAAACAATTACATGATGACAGCAAAATCCAGAGAAGATTCAATAGTATATGCAATCCCTATTTCAATTTTTAAACCATTTGTATCTCAAAATTCTAATGTTTTAGACTTTTTATTAGAAAATTTTGCTTCTAATACAAGGAATTCTCTTGATAAAGAAACTGGTTCTGTTGTTTCTGATGGAATTTACAGTAACAAAACTGGAGAAATTCAATACTTTCAGTCGTTAAGCTATAACAAAACACCATTGAAAATTTCACAAGATGAAATTTCTAAAGATGTTGCTCAATTAATGTCTGATAATTTGATTGATAGTGCTATTATAATTGAAAATAATTACCCAATTGGAATTGTTACTGACACTGATTTTAGAAGTAAAATTGCTAATGGTAGATTTCCACTAAATTCAAGTATTTCAAAAATAATGTCATCGCCTGTTGTCACTGTTCCAGAAAGTATTTCTGTTGCTGAAGCTCAGCTTCTACTCTTGAAACACAATGTTAGTCATCTATGCGTTACTAAAGATGGTTCTGATAAATCAATTGTTTCCGGAATAATTTCAGAACATGATATTGTTGTTGCCCAATCTAACAATCCTGGTGTTTTAATAAAACAAATTAAAAAAGCGCTAAATCCAAAAGAATTAAAACAAGTTAGAGAAAAATTAACCGAATTAGTTCAGTCTTCTATAGCAAAAAACATCCCTATTCCACATATTTTCAATATTACTGGAGAAATTAATATTGCAATTATTAAACGTGCAATTGAAATAGCAATCCTTGATTTAGGTTCGCCTCCTGCCCGTTTTTGTTGGATAAGTATTGGAAGCCAAGCAAGAAAAGAGCAATTATTGCTTACTGACCAAGATAGTATTTTAGTTTTTGAAGATGTTGCAGAAGATAAATATAGAGATGTTAAAGATTATTTTATCAAATTAGCCAAACGTGCTTCAACAATTTTAGAAAAAATCGGATTTCAATATTGTCCAAACAATCATATGGCAAGTAACATGATTTGGTGTAAATCGTTGTCAGATTGGATAAAACAATATAACAATTGGATGAAAACACCTGGCGAACAATCAAATGAAATTAGCAGCATTTTCTTTGACGTAGAAATGGTTTTGGGTGAAAATAAGATTGAAGAAGCAATCAATGAAGTTATTTTTAATAACGCTAAAAACAGTGTTCTGTTTTTCGATTATTTAGGAAACGATACGTTAAGAAAACAACCTGCACTTACCTTCTTCAAAAAGTTTAATGTTGAAGAAGAAGGTTTGCACAAAGGAAAATTTAATATAAAAAACAAAGCAATTATGCCTTTGGTTGATGGCGCTAGATTGTTTGCACTAAATATGCAATTAAAAGGTGTTAATAACACTTATTTACGCTTCAAAGAATTGGCAATTATTGATCCAAAGCATTCTGAAATTTTTTTAAATTGCGCTGAAGCTTTCTTGGTTTTAACAGGATTTAGAACACTTGAAGGTCTAAAAAATGATAATTCAGGCGAATATATTAATTTGGATGAATTGTCAAAAATTGACAAAGAAAAACTTAAAAATGCTTTAATGCCAATGAAAGAATTGGAAGAATTAATTAAAGATAAATTTCAATTAACTCAGTTTTCATAA